Part of the Burkholderia sp. FERM BP-3421 genome, TACACGCGCGACGATTCGTCATCCGGATCCTCTCATGCGTTGCGCGATGGATCCGCTTGACGCGCCAACCACGCATCGTCGGCCGCGAGCGCGTGTTCGCGGACCGCTCTCGATCGATGCGAAATGACACACCGTGGATAGTTTTTACACGCGCGACGATTCGTCATCCGGATCCCCTCATACGTTGCGCGACGGATCCGCGTGACGCGCAAACCACGCGTCGCCGTCCGCCCGCGCATGTTCGCGTTGACCACGCCGCCGACCGGCACTGCGCGCTCGGCGGACGCAGTGTCTCGCGAGCACGACCTTCGGGAGGCGTGCCGGCGAACGCCGCGCGCCCGCCAACTCTCGCGTTCGCCGAGCGTTACCCGGTCCGGAAGCAGGCCCAGGCCCTCCCGCGCGATGCGCCACGGCCGGCCGGCTTGCCGTCAGGGTTCAAGATGCGGCCCCTTGCCCCGCGCCGCCCGATCGATTCACCCGCCACTCGCACCCGCGTCGCTCGAAGCGGCAGGCGCGCTCGCGCCGCCGGGCAAGCTCGCCGCCGCGCCGTTGTCCGCGGGCGCGGCCGCCGACCCCGGGGCCATCGCGGCCGGCCCCTGCGCCGAACTCGATTCGCTGTTCTCGTCCCGCTTCGAACAACCCGTCGCCAGCGCGACACCCGCCGCCATCGCGGTGATCAGAAGCGCCCGCCATGCGGGCTGGAAAGCGTCCTTACACATAGCACCTCCGAAGTTGTCTGCCGACATGGCGCCAGCAAGCGGCGTGCCGCATCGCTCACATCCGATCGTCGGCATCCCGCACCCCGCGCACGCAGCGCAGCAGCGACAGCCCATCGCGCGTCAGCACGGGCGCCGGCGCACCACTGCCGCGTTCGACGGAGACGAGCCGCCGTTCGAGCAGCACGCGGACCTCGTCGCGATCGTTGGAAATCTCGGCCGGCGCCTGGTGAATCAGGATAAGCGCGGCCACTTCATGCGGACTCAACATGGCTCCTCCTTGATCGTCGGGTGGAACGCCTGACGCGAAGTCCGGCGCATCGTAGTCTTGATACGAGCAAACCTCGTGCCGCGCGGGTTCGATGAACCCGCCCCTGCGCCATGAGGACACGTCGTACCATGTATGACGCGTCGCGCGCCGACGCCACCTGCCACGCTGCCGAACCCGCGACGCTCCGCGCGCAGCTTATCCACGCCGCCGACACGCACACGCGTCGCACGGCGCACTCGCAGCGTGGCGCGCGCGCCCGCCACGCCCGACCGGAAAGGAGACCTCATGTCCGCCACGTTCACCGTACGCGCAGCCCGTCCGACGGACGCGGAGACGCTCACGGCGCTCGCGCGCCTGTCGAAGGCGCACTGGGGCTATCCGGACGCGTGGCTCGATCTGTGGCAAGCCGACCTGACGATCTCGCCGGACACGATCGAACACGCGCTCGCCTACGTCGCCGAGCGCGACGGCTTCATCATCGGCTTCTGGGTGAGGACCGTGCGCGATACCGATCAATTGACGCCCGGATGGCTGTTCGTGCATCCGGACCACATGGGCCAGGGCGTGGCCCGCGCGTTATGGGCGGCGCTGCGCGAAGGCGCGGCGGCTCAGGGCATCGGCAGTTTCGTGATCGAGGCTGATCCGCACGCCGTGCCGTTCTATCTTTCGCTAGGCGCGGAGCCGATCGGCGAGCGCGAATCGACGCGTATTCCCGGGCGCCGCGTGCCGATCCTGCGCCTCCCGGTGTAACCCGGACGCGACACACGCCGCTCGCGCCGCCCCCGCTTCACACCCGTCCGCGCACGGCGACGCACACCACGCCCGCCATCACCATCAGGCCGCCCACGAGCGTCGCGAGCCCGGGCCGCTCGCCCGTCAGCACGATCGACAGGCTGGTCGCGATGGCCGGCACGAGGTACAGGAAGTTCGCGGCGCGCGCCGCGCCGAAATGGCCGAGCGCGAAGGTCCAGGTCGCGTAGCCGATCGCCGCCGGAAACACGCCGAGCATCAGCGCGGCGGCCACCGTCGAGGCACTCGCCGTCGCGGCCGATGCCAGCGCGCCCGGCAACCACGGCGACAGCCACACCGCGCCGGCGAGCAACGTATAGCCGGCGCACGGCAGCGCGCCATACACCGGGATCAGCGGTTTTTGCAGCACGAAATAGACGGCGCTGCACAGCGCGGCGGCCAGGATCAGGCTTGCGCCCGCGCCGAGCACGAGCCCGCCCGGCTGGCCCACGGCGATCACGGCCACGCCGCCGAGGCTGAACAGCGAGCCGGCCCAGCCCCGGCGATTGAAGCGTTCGCCC contains:
- a CDS encoding DMT family transporter, translating into MNTSISSRSPSAPLIPALAVAVTVISWASAFPFIRIGLQGLSPLQLAALRFATAAVLIVVWLAARRPRLPSARDALRFLLCGAIGIALYNALLNTGEKTVSAGAASFIASTLPIFTALLATVFLGERFNRRGWAGSLFSLGGVAVIAVGQPGGLVLGAGASLILAAALCSAVYFVLQKPLIPVYGALPCAGYTLLAGAVWLSPWLPGALASAATASASTVAAALMLGVFPAAIGYATWTFALGHFGAARAANFLYLVPAIATSLSIVLTGERPGLATLVGGLMVMAGVVCVAVRGRV
- a CDS encoding GNAT family N-acetyltransferase — translated: MSATFTVRAARPTDAETLTALARLSKAHWGYPDAWLDLWQADLTISPDTIEHALAYVAERDGFIIGFWVRTVRDTDQLTPGWLFVHPDHMGQGVARALWAALREGAAAQGIGSFVIEADPHAVPFYLSLGAEPIGERESTRIPGRRVPILRLPV